The stretch of DNA AAatagtccacatttggcgatttgatttccgtttATTAGACGTTTATCCTTAGGAATATatcagacttttcacagtccatctcactcccactggcaactggcCGTTTCAACCCTCCTGTACaattaaggtaatattatattatcaggcacgtagcgtaaccggcacggcacgtttcatgcaagacaaatattattgcgtgtgtttcaaatgtgtatgcgtatatatagcggaacggctccgggcatacacagcacgcttcagacaaatgcatgaaggaattctcgaaaagaatattttgccggtgccgggcacgaactacatgggcgagtagcaccatacatacaaacccaatgtcgaagttcgtggtgtgggtgcgttcgtcgctcttcggtacgacatcggtttaatcaccagtagcatttctccgctccgtctgcgctgccggtccgtacagagaagttgctatgcctgatgatatgaatacatcatgtatttgtctgccggtgtcggtacgtgccgtttacgctacgtgcctgataatataaaacggcctttattccaataattcaattttccactcacaaatgaatttacttttccgtacataccttatATCGTTTTcttgttaactcacaaaccgaaatataaccatcagcgaattgaattttgatattaaaccactcaaaatgcttatgCAAAATACGAagattacatccacacgcgaaatcatttatgattttcggtttttgtttcccttttccactttattGCCATAGGGCGGTTTAAATATTTTAGAATAATACGTAGAAATTGTTCTCATTGACAGAAATCTGTAATTcataatgtaactatacaaaccaACCACCTGCCCATATTactcccactgtccgtattacccgcactTCGCCTACATGTGTTTGTAATCTATTGGACAAATATAATGCGTCTCCACTATCATTAGAAGTTCGTTAAATTTTGGTGGAGACTCACACTTTCATTTcaattcgtgttttttttttgttggcaaTGGTGACTTGCAATTCACACATGTAAATCTAATAGCACAGATCTAATTCCATAAGATTTGAGAGATAATAATTTAAAATGAAAGATAATAGTTTAGAAAGgaaagcaaataaaaaaaaaatgaaacgagGGCATTTAGGTTGAGACATTCCATATATTGTCGCCACAGCACTATCTTGGAATTCGTTCGTCAGTTCAACGAACGAAATTTCCAACGAACGACATGTCAAATAACCAACCGATGTCATGAGCAGCAGGCCAGTCGATGTGCTGATAttcagtttgtttttgtttactttcTAAAAAAGCAAAATATTTCGAAGTAGTTTGCGATTAGAAGCATTTTCGGTTAGTTTTGCTCTACAATCTGTTCCAAAAGTCATTATTGAAGACGTAATTGAAGGTAAAATTTGTCTGCTTAGTTGAATGCTGAAATTATTGAACCATTCAAATTACACACATTTCAGATGGCCGATATAATCATTCATTCCGTTCGCCAACAACAGGCCAGTCCTGGAACCGTATACCACGCCCTTTATGGACACTACTTTTTGGGTATTTCCCAAAAGAATTTGGCGATCATTTACGGAAAAAGCCTGTCCACTATTTATGGTTGGATTCAAAAGTTTGAAAGCGAGGGACTTTACCGAAGGAAAAAACGAGCTCAGGTCTTCAAAAAGTTCCAGTCGGAAATGCGACAATGGTTGGTGGAGCTTTATTGCAAGCATCCTCTTTTATTTTTGGACGAAGCCAAGGAGATGTTCCAGGCACATTTCCAGATGACAATAAGTACTTCATCCGTCTGTACTATTCTGCACGAGGCAGGCCTGTCGTGGAAAACCATTGAGAGAAGAGCTATTCAAATTCGTATGGAAGAAATAGTGCGGTTTGTGAATGAGCTCCTCGCCATACCATGGGATATTTTCAATTTAGTTTTCCTCGATGAGGTGAGTATTGACAATAGGGGCACGTTACGTCAGAAGGGATATGGTGTCGTAggaaaaaagttaattttcagagGAGAATTTTGTCGCCGTGCTCGTTCATCGTTCTTATGTTTCCTTGGCGCTGATGGAATCCTGGATAGTTTCTGGACTGAAGGCACTTTTAACAGGCTAAAGTTTTTCGAATGCTGCCGAGAGTTTGCCTTGCGGAATCCTAAGGTTCAAAGATATCCAGGATTCCATTCAGTATGGATCATGGACGGTGCGAGGATTCATTGCGACGCTAATCTCATTCGCTATCTTCGATCCATTGGGATCATACCCATATTCCTTCCGGCGTACTGCCCCTTTTTCAATCCCATCGAGGTGATCTTTGTCCTCGTGAAAAAACGTCTTCAGAGAGTACACCGGGAAGGTGAACAAATTCTGGCTGAAGTATGTGAAGCTATGAACTACTTCAAAGTTTATCCTTGCCAGAAACTGTTTGAACACTGTGGATACTTCCCTGGAGGATTTTTCAGCCCTGAGAAAGGCTTAACGCAAGATCCAAATGAGGTCGATTTGAATATTGTTCCCAATTAATATAAGAGCAAGTTTTGAAACGTTTACTGTTAACAATAATGAACTAtctgaaacaaataaataaaactcATGAAGACCGTGAAACTATTGCAAATaaaacttattttatttattcaaaaccgtaaaatcaaaacaagaaaaaCACTTTAAGAGTGATCAACATCGGGACAATCAGTTACTTTCTCCGCCAACACTTGGCTCACTTCGGACTCTTCTGGTCGGATTGCTGATTGCACTGCGGTGATAAAATCTCCAGCGGCTAATCCTTTTGTTATCATTGCTTCGAGCTTGCGGGAAACGTTGTTAAGTATTCCAAGTGCTGCTGAAATTTCTTCCCTTATTTCAGCCGCTTCTTTCACCCAACCAGCATTCACAGTATGAGCCACTGTGACACCCCGATGTACTGACTGCAGGCGGGCTGCTTCTGACACATTTTTCCATCGGAAGTATTTGGCGAGCTCCAAAGGCGGTGCGGGATcaattttcaattgctcttgctTGTGAGCAGGCGAAGAGTGGATGAAGTTGGCCCACAACATCCACGAGCTTTGATGTCCCTCTAAATCCAAGTGAGTTTCCTTAAGCTCTTTAGCCAAAGCAGCACAATCACGGGTCGAGTGGGCTCCGGCTCGGTCTGAGTTTGTTGGCGTAATGAGCGTCTTCAGTACCATTTGGTGCTGGGCATGCGTCTCCACGTTGGTCGCATATGGATGCACAAAAACTTTGATGTTTTTATCCTTCCATGTAGCAAGGATTCGTGGAGTGATGGCAGAAACATTGTAGGTCTTCCTTTTGGTCGTGTCATGCAGAATGATGAATCGTTCAATGTCTTCTTCATCTGGCATTTGCTTCTCAGACCATGTCGGAACGTCATTGTCAAAATCAACTTGCCGAGATACGTGTTTCTTTGCAAGTTTCCACATGAATCCGATCACTTCCGGCACTGTATCTCCACCGACATTCATGGTTCCGATTTCTCGAGGGCGCATTTGACTGCGAAAAAGTCGTCGAAGAAAGGTCCCTTTAAAGAAGAATTCCAAACTCTTCGCAGCATCATCTGGCAACAAAGTCACATCATTTTCCTCGGATGCACCACTTTCTTCGTTTTCAGCTTCCTCCGTCGTATTATCGGGCAACAATGAGAATTCGACATTCCTCGAGTTCCCATCGTCAGAGACCTGGGTCGTATCCAACAAGGATTTCGAGAATCTAAAAGTTCCCGACGATCCAGCCACCGGAGATCCCGCTGTTTCCTGCTCCAGGAACTCTATTCCGTCGTAGCTGCAAATAGTTCAATTCTGTTGAAGATCATCctatttttttaatagtttgTTACTTACTTGTCCTTGTTATTATCCATGTTAAACTGGAACTGGAGGATTAATGTTCttcaagcatttttttttatttaccacAACGAGGAGAAACAACgaaaatgtaaacaacaacaataacgttGAGGTAAACAACTAACCATGGTGCACCAATCCATGCAGGTTGTTTTGTTTGTGGTAGTCATCTTTTTTTTGTACAAGATCAATAAATGTCAACAGATGAGCATTTCGCATAAACATTCATAGTGTAAAAAGAAGATTTTGCTACGTTTTTTTAGCTGCATGagttttgattaaaaaaatcttaattCCGTTGCTTAAATCAAAATTTGAGAGTAATCAAAAATAATTGCCGTTTTTCATGCTTGAAAGAAGGACTACCATGCATCTAGAAACTATGGAACTTCGTTAGTCAAACGAACGATGTTCGCTTCCAATTTTTCTCCGGATGGCCGATATTTCTATGTAAAGTTTGCAGCACCAAACACTTCGCCACGAGAGAAAAGCTGAAAGAAGCAGTTGAAAACTGGTTATTCTCACATGCGACGGGCACCCATGATCGAGCCACACAAAAGTTTGTAGAACTTCATGCCACATGTTTCATATAGACAGAAATGGTCAAGCTACAACAATTAATCAATGGTATTTATGAAGTTTGCTCTCATTCATATAATAGCAACTCCCACATAATCCCACCCATTGATAATTCACTAATCACTTTGGCAACAGAAAAGTGTGGCGGCACGATTTCGCCGAAGACGTTCTCTGCATAATTAGTTTCTTAATACATAACACATGGGGTAGGGGGAAATCCTAGGGAGTGCATTTGCAAATAAATAGAGTATTTTTCCTCTCCCGAAGTAGAGATTAATCCTACGAGGGTTCTGCGTTGGGAAATCAGTTTCCTATGCCAAGCAATAAATTGTTGTTTCTGTAGAGTTGCTGCGCTCTGAATTATAAGTGATAAATTCCGACTTTTTTCCGTATACGAATATCAGGCGCACACAGTTCCACGGTTTCTAGCTCGATGTTCCGAATCGTTTCCCAAGTGGCACTACAGCAATATACAATGAGAACTGACACCTGACATTCAGCTGAATCAATTCATTGGCTCAAGCGAAACAGTGTCGGGATGGATGCTGATCCTTCAGGGCAAAATGAGTCGCGAGTTACAAAATTGCCCAGCTTGTTCCATCCAGTTGACCTGTATTCTGGAGAAACATGGATCACATCCAATTTTTCTGAGCTATGCATGCAGCCAGCCAACACAGGTCATCGTCTTGCACATCTCGCTTCGAAAGGAAAGACCTACTCGAGGCTATACAATAAAAACTTCAGTACGTACCGTATAAAGGGTAAGGGTAAATTGGCTCCGTCCCTGACCTGTCCCTCCACATAATCCTGCCGTATTGTAGTTACCCTCCGATAGAGCACAGCAGGGTAAGAAAAATACGCGTATCATAATGCTGACGTCACAATGCTGTAGAAACAGCTATTCCCCGATGCTCAAGTGGAACCCAGCAAGAGGAACTCACTAGCGCTCATCACGGGATTCGGATGCAGACGGCTCTCCAGGAAAATTTCTCCCGTGAGAGGCGGTCGAGTGGAACGATAGACTTCGTTTGGCCTATATTCGTATCGTTATAAAATTTCACCGCTTCCTCTTCGACAAGTGTTGTTATTTGTGGTAAATGTTTGCGCTCTTCTGTTGGAATAGGAGCGTGAAACCGGGGAAAGTACTGCGACCGGGATGTTGTCGAGTAGGAAAACAGACAAAGCTGTAACTCACACCTGCGCTTTTCCGAGTTGCACTGCTCGGGCTCTGAAGGAGTTACTTTTCACGCCGTAAGCTCAGGAAACGGGATACCTCCGGGAACATATGGAATTTACGCTATGTTTTCATTCGTACATTCAGCGGAGCAGATGCTGTTGATGTTGTGCATAGACCGAGCTTTTCAATGTATGAAATTCCAACGGCATCATGTTTCGTTTGTGGTGTAGATGTGTAGATCAATGCTGGGAAATCGGGTGAGTGTTATGGTACGCCCAATATATTTCAGTATATTTGCAGTTCATTAGATGtcacattttttctcatcattgTTTTTCTATTTCCAAGATGATAATATTAATAACTATTGCTCTACGAACTGAGTGATTATTCTCAGTTTTTCCCTGAATGTGAACTGGTTTCGCCCTAAAATCCGGGATTACCAGAGCCTCCATAAATTTTGCGACTAGTCAGTAAAACACGGTAATTTGTCATTCTCCATGGAGATCAATATACTTCTGCATTCAGCTTAAAGCCGCTTTTTCTGCCATCACGAATCGTTGACCACACAGCTTATTTTTGATGTTCGAGAACAAAATGAAGTCAttgggtgccaaatcaggactGTACGCCGAATGAcccattgaattgatgttttcaCCAATCAAATTGACGGTTGTTTGAACCGATGTGTGAGAGCTCTTATTtcgacgtggaactacgtctaaccggagtatatgggggtgaaatgaaaacataagaacatgcaggaaaagaTGAAAGATTTCTaatgcttataattcgaacattttttaatagatcggaaaaatgtttgcatctattgataggaaatatttacaCGCATCCATTCTAATTAATAAAATGctgtttttcatgagataaacaatttaataactgtaaaatgtcaagcgttgtctaaacgccctaactatcaagttttgattggcccaatttacggtttccccaacacagacttcgaaatcaatgtacctgtgcgaatccgctttgcaaatatacatgcaagtagagaGTATtgttgttcccaccgagctgtgtttgtctaacacagacttcaaaatcaatgtacctgggggaatccgctttccaaattaatgcaagtcggggatatcttttttcctactgaaatgtgtttccctaagatggatttcaaaacaaagatgcCTGGTCGAATCcgttttgcaaatatatgcatgctgcgagtacttttgtacttgcttgtcTTTGCGCAAataggaatatgtttccctaaaacgtacttctaaactaagaagcctaggaaaatcgtcatttcagatactagaggtgaatgaaatttcgcggttcgagaactacgtgaaCATGACAGATTGAgggagaaatgtaaaatacaatgatcgcttgacaattcttccgttcacatattttggtagtcctaggcatcatatcaaacgtaaaaggacggttatcagatttacttgtaacgaagaacataatctattataatgcatgaattgatcttacatggcaactgttcgaactttttttttactaagcaaatatgttgaattcaattgaattagaaaattgtttcattcaatcgataatttaatcaatacaatacaaatgcttactaagtcaacagtagtcccacgtcaaccttgcggttatatcatagatataacccacccattctTTACGGGGAATTCGTCGTATAGagttgtttttttcttatttggcTAAAGACTTCTGGCAAACAAATGCTTCTGTACCATTCAGAGttctaacatatgcataaaaacatgaaCTAATTTTGGATGGCGAAAACGAAACTGCAAAAGATAATCCAATGGCACAAATTTTGCTCAAATCCTACGTTTATTAAACCTTCTACCAAAATGAAACGACGCCCAGTTGATTCAGTTAATCAGCAGCAGCcataataaaaataatcctTAAATACCCTCGTACCAAGGCGAAGACGAAGAAGGTTCTTCTGCGGTTGATGATCTGTGAAAAGTGAATGTCCAAGCCGTTGTTCTTTTCCTCGGGGCTTGCGGTGAACGGGGTTATATACCGTACGAAGAATCTGTCGGAAGTGGCGTCTTCATTGAGAAGTATCACGCAAAGGAGGATGTGATCTTTCGGCTGGACATCGACTCGACGCATTTTGCCGAGAGGTCATTGGAGGAGATTGGATCACGTTGTACCGAAGACCGGAATCCTTTCGATCGTCCCCAGTTGCGACCGGTAGACAATTTGTTGGCGGAGCTGAAACGGGGGATCTACTCCAATAATTTTGtgacaaaaacaaattatgtTTGTTACATATTGGACCAAGAAAACATGTAccgttttgaatcatatttcggacaacatcatatttcggacacattgttctaatatcttgaaatgcttaatgt from Toxorhynchites rutilus septentrionalis strain SRP chromosome 3, ASM2978413v1, whole genome shotgun sequence encodes:
- the LOC129777984 gene encoding uncharacterized protein LOC129777984 isoform X2, whose product is MADIIIHSVRQQQASPGTVYHALYGHYFLGISQKNLAIIYGKSLSTIYGWIQKFESEGLYRRKKRAQVFKKFQSEMRQWLVELYCKHPLLFLDEAKEMFQAHFQMTISTSSVCTILHEAGLSWKTIERRAIQIRMEEIVRFVNELLAIPWDIFNLVFLDEKLFEHCGYFPGGFFSPEKGLTQDPNEVDLNIVPN
- the LOC129777984 gene encoding uncharacterized protein LOC129777984 isoform X1, producing the protein MADIIIHSVRQQQASPGTVYHALYGHYFLGISQKNLAIIYGKSLSTIYGWIQKFESEGLYRRKKRAQVFKKFQSEMRQWLVELYCKHPLLFLDEAKEMFQAHFQMTISTSSVCTILHEAGLSWKTIERRAIQIRMEEIVRFVNELLAIPWDIFNLVFLDEVSIDNRGTLRQKGYGVVGKKLIFRGEFCRRARSSFLCFLGADGILDSFWTEGTFNRLKFFECCREFALRNPKVQRYPGFHSVWIMDGARIHCDANLIRYLRSIGIIPIFLPAYCPFFNPIEVIFVLVKKRLQRVHREGEQILAEVCEAMNYFKVYPCQKLFEHCGYFPGGFFSPEKGLTQDPNEVDLNIVPN
- the LOC129773978 gene encoding uncharacterized protein LOC129773978, giving the protein MDNNKDNYDGIEFLEQETAGSPVAGSSGTFRFSKSLLDTTQVSDDGNSRNVEFSLLPDNTTEEAENEESGASEENDVTLLPDDAAKSLEFFFKGTFLRRLFRSQMRPREIGTMNVGGDTVPEVIGFMWKLAKKHVSRQVDFDNDVPTWSEKQMPDEEDIERFIILHDTTKRKTYNVSAITPRILATWKDKNIKVFVHPYATNVETHAQHQMVLKTLITPTNSDRAGAHSTRDCAALAKELKETHLDLEGHQSSWMLWANFIHSSPAHKQEQLKIDPAPPLELAKYFRWKNVSEAARLQSVHRGVTVAHTVNAGWVKEAAEIREEISAALGILNNVSRKLEAMITKGLAAGDFITAVQSAIRPEESEVSQVLAEKVTDCPDVDHS